From Loxodonta africana isolate mLoxAfr1 chromosome 2, mLoxAfr1.hap2, whole genome shotgun sequence, the proteins below share one genomic window:
- the LOC135228298 gene encoding uncharacterized protein LOC135228298: MLEIVWVSASDTGCLTSACLCEGRWRLPRQGERPWTAFFWVPPGCGSPGRLRVVRPATGRRATRTPRDAAVPGTGAVSAVPQPAARTPRGRCSPGLRTKRRMGRETGLGHTGGSRRRARSARGVRGGSDAKDGRATRPPPVARSLGAQARAGWKGDQLPSRTTGPHLIPFAPHHFHAKSRAGLGWISTSSRPRSSARWSVPSICLWACSQSI, translated from the coding sequence ATGTTGGAAATTGTGTGGGTTTCGGCTTCGGACACTGGGTGCCTGACGTCGGCCTGTCTATGCGAGGGGCGGTGGCGGCTCCCCCGGCAGGGCGAGCGTCCTTGGACCGCCTTCTTCTGGGTCCCGCCTGGCTGCGGCTCTCCCGGCCGGCTACGGGTCGTCCGGCCTGCTACGGGTCGCCGGGCGACCCGGACGCCTAGGGACGCTGCCGTGCCGGGGACGGGGGCTGTCAGCGCGGTTCCACAGCCCGCGGCGAGGACGCCGAGGGGCCGCTGTTCTCCTGGGCTCAGGACAAAGCGCCGGATGGGGCGGGAGACGGGACTCGGCCACACCGGAGGCTCCCGGCGCCGGGCGCGCTCCGCAAGGGGTGTGCGCGGCGGCTCGGACGCGAAGGACGGGCGGGCGACGCGGCCGCCTCCCGTTGCGCGCAGCCTGGGAGCGCAGGCTAGAGCCGGGTGGAAAGGCGACCAGCTGCCGTCTCGCACCACAGGCCCCCATCTTATCCCCTTTGCCCCCCACCATTTCCACGCGAAATCCCGTGCTGGGTTGGGCTGGATAAGCACTTCCTCTCGGCCTCGCAGCTCAGCTCGTTGGTCTGTGCCCAGTATTTGCCTTTGGGCCTGTTCACAAAGCATATAG